GGACTGCATGGAGCCGGTTTCCCACGAATCCGTGCTGGCCAGAGCCGAACAGTCCTCGGCGGCCATGACGCAGCTGATGCTCGCGGTACTAAAGGAATTCGCGTAACCTGCCGATGAAATTCACGGTGAATTTTCGCCGAACAACCCAAGCCAGCAATGGAACCTGCCATGAAAAAAACGGTCCTCGCCCTTGCCGCCCTGATTCTCCTGCCCCTGATTTCAGGATGCAGTTCGTTCAAGGAGAACGCCAACGAGGCCTATGACACCGTGTTCGACACCGCGCCCACGTCCAAGGCGGTCTTTCACGAGAACACCACGCCGATCATCGAATTCAACTACGATGCCGCGGACACGCTCTACAAAAACGTAAGTGGCAGGGAACTGGGCGGGGATTCCAAGGTATTCGTGCGTCGTTTCCTGAATGAAAACAGCCCGGACGACATGGCCGCGTTCGGCAAGATCATGGCCGAACAGGTTGCGGACCGCCTTGCCCAGCGGGGAATGGTCATCACCCATGGAGCGCCGGATCAGCAGGATTACATGAACAACGGCATGCAGCCAGTTGAAAAGGAATCGCCAGCCAACGATTCCAAATACGAAAAACCGGCTCGCTCGGCCATGCTGACCGGGTCATACATTCCGGGCGACAGCGTCATCTACATGACTGCGAAAATCGTGCGTCTGGATGACAATGCCGTGGTTGCGGGGCATAGCTGGCAACTGCCCGTCACGCAGGATGTCCGGGAACTGCTGCCCCAGCTTCAAGGCCGGGACAGCGGACTGGAACCTACCGTCAAAACGCAGTTCGAATAGCCCTACGCTCTCGGTCCGAGACGACGGTCGAGCAGAAGCAGGTCGGCCAAGGTCAGCGCAGCCATGGCCTTGAGCACCGGATTGATGCGCGGAATGGCCGCGATGTCGTGCCTGCCGCCGATGCGAATGGAGGTTTCCCTGCCCTGTGCCGTCATGGTCCGCTGTTCCAGAGCAATGGAGGGAATGGGCTTGACGTAGGCACGCACCACAATGTCCTGTCCCGAGGAAATGCCACCCAGCACTCCGCCCGCATGATTGGATGCAAAGCCTTCACTGGTCATGAAATCATTGTTCCCGCTCCCCAGACTGCGGGCCGCGTCCATGCCGTCGCCGATTTCCACCCCCTTGACCGCGCCCACGGACATGAGCGCATGGGCCAGCCGCGCGTCCAGCTTGTCGAACACAGGCTCTCCCAGCCCCGGGGGAACGCTTCGGGCCAGAATTTCCACAACGCCGCCCAAGGTATCCCCCTGACTCTTGACCTCGCGCACGCGTTCTTCCCAAACCGGCACCACGTCCGGATCAGGCGCAAAGAACGGACGGGCCTGCGCGCCCTCCACGTCAACGCGTTTCGCCGGAATTCCGCCGAGTTCCACGGTATAGGCCTGCAAGGCGATTCCTTCGGCACGAAGCAATTCCTGCGCAATGGCTCCGCCCGCCACCCTCGACACGGTTTCCCGGCCCGATGACCGGCCGCCGCCACGGTAGTCGCGCACACCGAACTTGGCATGGAATCCGTAATCCGCATGACCGGGCCGAAACACGTCCTTGATGTCCGAATAGTCGCGGGAGCGCTGATCCTCGTTGCGAATCAGAAACCCGATGGGTGTTCCGGTGGTCACGCCCTCGAACACGCCGGACAGGATTTCCACCCGGTCCGATTCCCTGCGCGCAGTGGAGGCGATTCCCTGCCCCGGTTTCCTGCGATCCAGCTCCTGCTGAAGGATTTCCTCGGAAAGCGGAATGCCGGACGGACACCCGTCCACCACGCCGCCCAGCCCCGGGCCATGGGATTCGCCGAACGTGGTCAGGCGAAAAATTCTGCCGAATGTATTCCCGCTCATGGTCACTCCTAGTATTTGCCCACTTTCATGACATCCTCGGTCTTGCCGAGAAGCACGAGCGTGTCGCCCTGTTCCAGCCGAAGATCGGCCTTGGGCACAAAGGAAAATTCCGTACTGCCGTTGTGCTTGTACGCCACGACCTGCACTTGGAAGGTATTGGTCAGATTCAGATCGCGCAGGGTGCTGCCCTGCCATTCGTCGACCACGATCTCCCGGGTGATGATGTCACTGCCGAACGCCAGATAGTCCATCATGCCGGGCACGGCCAGCCTGTGGGCAAGCTGTTCCGCCACGAACTGTTCGGGAAAGACCACGTAATGCACGCCGATGCGCTTGAGTATCTTTTCATGCTCCGCACTGACCGCCTTGACCCAGACCTTTTTCACGCCCAGTTCCAGCAGGTTCAGGGAGACCAGAATCGAGGCCTCCATGGACTCGCCCGTGGACACGATGGCATGGTCGAACTCGCTGAATCCGAGTTGCTCCAGCGCCTTCTTGTCCGTGCCGTCCGCCTGATAGACCTGGGTAATGAGGGGTCTGGCGCGGTCCACGGAAGATTTGAACGCATCCACGCCCACCACGGAATGCCCGAGGTCGTGCACGGATTTCGCCAGAGTCAGACCGAACTTGCCCAAACCGACAACGCCGATTTCCATTTTCATGAGATATCTCCGTCAGGCTACCCGAGGGGCAGCTCGTCCTCGGGCAGGCGAAAACGCGGCTCGTCCTGCCAACTGTGCAATGCGGACAGCAGCCAGATGGGACCGAGCCTGCCCACGAACATGAGAAGGATGATCACCGCTTTGCCCACAGCCGTCAAATGCGGGGTCAGGCCGGTGGAAAGCCCCACCGTGCCAAAAGCGGAAATGACCTCGAAAAGTATTTCCAGAAATACACCACGCGCCAGATCATGGGGAATTTCGCCGCCTTCGGTGATGTTGAGCACCAGAGTGGCGGCCGTGACCAGAAACATGGCAAAGACCATGAGGGTCAATGCACGGCTCTGGCTCGGACGGTCAAGGGCATGCCGCCCGACAACGACCTGCGATCGCCCGCGCACCTGAGCCATGATGAATCCCCAGATGGCACGAAACGTGGTGGTCTTGATGCCACCGGCGCAGGAACCGGGCGAGCCGCCGATGAGCATGAGCATGAGCATGAACACGAGGGACACGTTGGTCATGTGGCTGATATCCACGGTGTTGAATCCGGCCGTGCGGCAGGTCACGGACTGGAACAGTGCAGCGAGCATGCCGCCCGGCCCGGCCCCGGCACCGCCCATGAATTCCGCAAAATAGATGGCCGCTGTTCCGGCGATGATCAGGAACAGCGAGGTCTTGAGCACCACATCCGTGTGCCAGGAAAGCAGGTGTGCCCTGCCGCGAAGCATCTTCCTCCCGTGCAGGGCAACGCCCTTGATCAGAGTCCCGCATTCGCCGAGCACGTAGAATCCCAATCCGCCCATGATGATCAGGGCCATGATCACGACATTCACGCCCGGATCGCCTTTCCACGACATCAGGCTGTCCGCATACAGGGAAAAGCCCGCATTGCAGAATGCGGAAATGGAATGGAATATGGCGACATACGGTTCAAAGCCTTCCGGGTCGAGCAGCCAGAGACAGACTGCCCCAATGCCTTCCAATGTCAGAGTGCCGAGCACCACACGCACCAGAAAGCGCCCCAGACTGAAGGAGGGATCGTGAAGCAGGCTCTGCCCCACGGCGATCCGGTCGCTGAGCGGCACGCGTTGTCCGAGCAGATGCAGGATCAGCGAGGTGAAGGTCATGATTCCCAGTCCGCCGAGCTGAATGAGCACCAGGATCACGGCCTGCCCGGCCCCGGAAAAGAAACTGCCCGTATCCACCACGATGAGCCCGGTCACGCACATGGCCGAAGTTGCGGTAAACAGACAGTCCATCCACGACAGGGGTTCGCCCGGATGGCTGAAATCCATGTGCAACAGAGCGGCCCCGCCGAGAATGGCTCCGGCAAAGAACCAGACCGGAAGCCAGTACGGACTCAGGAGTTTGGTACGCATGAACGTGTCAGTAACACCGGGCGGAAGGGAAAGGCAATCATGCCCGATGCTCCAGAAATTCCAGAGCGGCGTTGACAGTCGCCCGCAACGATGCCTGCCCGAGCACGGCATGGGCGCATTCGCGATACAGGGAATCCCGCTCGACAAGCACCTCGGCGACCTCATCGGCCAGAGACTTTCCGGTCAGGGAGGGACGCTGGGCCTCGTTGGGATTTCTGGACAGCCGTCGGGCCAGTTCATCCGGACCAACCGCCAGATACAGTACGATTCCGCCGGACAGCAATTGACGATTCTCCGGTCGCAGCACCAGACCTCCGCCGCAACCGACCACCTGATTGCTCATGGCAGCAACATGCTCCAGCACCTCGGCCTCGCGATCACGAAACGAATTCCAGCCGCAACGGGTCACGTACTCGGCAATTTCAGCTCCGACCATGGCAACCAGTTCATGGTCCGTATCCATGAACCGCCGCCCCAGGCGGCGAGCCAGTTCCCGGCCCACGGAGGTTTTGCCCGAGGCCCTCGGCCCCACAAGGTAAATGTTTCTGGTGTCAGCCATACGCGAACAATACGGCAATTCCGCCGGACGCGCAACGCAGCCGTATCAAAGCGGAAACCTCAATACATGCCCCGCTCGCGATACATCCGGGAAACCCCGTATTCCACCAGCAGAAAAAGCAGTACGGGCACGGCCAGAAACACGAGACACAGCAGTGATCCCATGCTTCGGTCCGAAGACGCGAGATATGGAAACAGATACCCGGTGTAGGAATCCACTGCGCCTCCCCCGATGAGAAACACGAGGAAATATTCGGAAAACGCCACCAGAAACACCACGGAACCGCCTGCGATCACGGACGGCATGAGCAACGGCAGCTCAATCCGCAGCAGACGCATCCAGAACCCGGCCCCGAGATTCCGGGCGCAGAGTTCATACTCCTCGCCCACCGCCTGATACCCGGCGGTCAGCGCTCGAAGCATGTAGGGATAACTGAATGCGGTCAGCACCAGAACAACCCCGAAGAGAGTGTCCGTCAGCCCGACACGGATGAACAGATACTGTGCCCCCATGGAAAACGTCATTGACGGCACCAGCGCCGGAGCCAGGAACACGCCTTCCAGCATCGATTTGCCCCGGAAACGCCTGTATGCAAAATGATGGGCAGGAAAAAGGCACAGCACCAGACTCAGCGCCACCACGGCCAGAGAATACAGAACCGATACGCTCAAATGACGCAGAATGGGCTGCCACTGGGAAGCGGCATATTGCAGGGCACGCCAATCCAGCTCCGACGGCACCAGTTCCGGAAAGGTCCAGCCCGGAGCCACCGCATACACAATCAGAACCAGCAACGGCAACAGGGAGCAGACCGCAATGAAGACAAAGGTGAAATACGCTCTCACAGTTTGCGGTCCCCCTGTTCCAGCCTTGAGGCAATGCGCGTGTACAGGGACACGAAACCCAAGGCGAACAGGAACATGCAGACCAGCAGGGCCATGGCTTCGGGCCGATGCGACAGGTCGCGCCGGAAATACAGGTTGTACACCTCCACGGGCAGCATTCCCGGCGAGCTTCTGGCGAGCAGAAACGGAATGTCGAACGCACCGAAGGAAAACAGGAACAGAATGATGAACGAAGTGTTCAACGCAGGACGCATGTGCGGAAGCACCACCTGAAGAAAGACGCGCGCCCGCCCGGCTCCGAGCATGTGCGCAGTCTCCACGAGCCGGGGATCAAGCCGCTTGAGCACGGCATGAGCCAGGATGACCACAAAGGGAATTTCCTTGAAGACATAGGCCAGTATCATGCCGCCCCCCTCCGGTCCGTAAAGCACGGACGGAAAATCGGACACACCGTCAACCAGCCCGAGGTGAAACGCAAAGGATGCGACCACCCCGGACTGGCTCCAGAAGACAAGCACGATGAATGCCACCGCAATGTGCGGCAGAATGAGCGGCACCTTGTACACGACCGAGGCCCGCTCCAAACCATGTGGCAGACGCCACACGGCATAGGCCAGAACAGCCCCGGCACTTACGGAAATCACTGCCGAGGCCAGCGCCACCCACAGGGAGAAACGGGCCGAAGCCAGCACATGCGGATTCAGCAGCACGCCATATCCGTCGAACAGACCGCCCGAAACCGGCACGGGCAGCCAGAATCCCAATGATTGGGCCACGGCCAGTACAAGCCCGCCCAGAAACAGCACGCAAAACGGCACGAGCAGCGGCGACAGCTTGAACAGCGTCACCCACCAGGACGCGCGTTCAGCGAACATGCTCCTCCCACCCCTTTTCAAGGGCTTCAAGATATTCCACGGGAATCTCGGGCACGGCCACGGCGGACAGCGCCTCCCTGCCCAGCGTCGAGCTTCCCAAATCCACGGAGGCAAAACGATCGCGGCTCTCCTGCGGCAACGCACCAAGGTCAATGGCCGGATAATCCCCCCATTTGGCAGGCACGTACTTGGAAAGCTGCGCCTCGGGCGACATCAGGAAATTCGCCACGACCATGGCTCCGGCCTTGTTGGGCGCGTTGGCGGGAATGGCCGTGAAATGCAGATTGAAAATCGAACCTTCGCGCATGACGAAAGTGCGGACGCTCTTCGGGTAGACGCCCTCCTGCACCTTACCCTGCGCGTGCAGCGGATGATAGGACATGTTGATGTCCACCTCACCGCGCGCAAACAGGGTATCCTGTTCCGCAATGCTCTTGGGATGACTTCTGCCGTGCTGCCACAAATACGGCTTGAGATCGTTCAGATACTGCCAGAGCCTGGGAGCCTGTCTCTCGAACAGTTCCCTGTCCCATCCGCCGAGATACTGCTCTGGCCCGCCAGTCACGGCATAGAACGCCTGCCGGATGAATGCGGACCCCGTGAAATCCGGGGGTTGGGGATAGGTGAATTTCCCGGGATTGTCCCGCACCCACTCCCGAAGTTCGGCAAAACCGTCCGGCACGGACTTCGTACGCGCACCATCGTACTCGAACACGAACTGGGCCCAGCCGTACGGGGTCTCGTAGCCATCCACGGGGTACCCGAAATCCGTGGACGCGAGTTTCTTGTTCACGTATTTCAGAAAATTCGGGCACTTTTCCGCATAGGGGCCGTACAGGGCATCCGCCTCACGCAACGCCTTGAAATTCTCGCCATTGACCCAAAGCAGATCAATGGTTCCGGTCTTGCGGCCACCTCGTTTCTCCGCGAGCAGCTTGTTCACGAACACGCCCGCATCCATGGGAACGCGAATCAGGGAAACGCCGTACCGCTTCTTGACCTGATCCGCCACGTAGGTATCCACCCACTTGTTGATGGGGGCGGAACCACCCCACATGTAAAAACGGACCGTGGTTTCCCGCGCTCCGTCTTCGACAGTCTTCCAGTCCTCCCTGAGCCAATCCCGGTCCTGAACCTCGGACACGGAACAGGCCCCCAGACATCCCACCAGCATGATCAGCAATGCCAAGCGCTTCATGATTTCACCCTCTGGGGGACAAAGGATTCCGCCACACGTACACGCACCCGGTCCCCTGGCCGGATGCCGTTGGCCGCGCCGTACACTGTCAGGGTCTGCCCCCCCACCGCGACCCTGTACCGCGTATAGTGTCCGGCGAAAATTACATGCTCGACCCGGGCCGGACCGTTGTTGTCCGGCACAAGTTCAAGAGCTTCCGGACGAAAGCATTCGTGCTCCCCGGACAGCCCCAACTGTCGAGCCGTGCCGGGCAAAAGCGTATTCAGCGGACCAAGAAACCGGGCCGCCTCCAGACTCGCTGGCGAACCATACACCTCCCCGGCGGGGGCGTACTGTACCAATTTGCCATTCAAAATCAAACCGATGATATCGGACATGGCGAACGCCTCTTCCTGATCATGCGTCACGGCCACGGTGGTCACGCCGAATGCTTTCTGCGTGTCCCGAATGAATTCCGCGGTTTCCAGCTTGAGATTCCGATCCAGATTGGCAAA
Above is a window of Pseudodesulfovibrio tunisiensis DNA encoding:
- a CDS encoding ABC transporter ATP-binding protein; its protein translation is MFFHALGLNKAYSGKPVLRDVSFSVEKGGIVSILGPSGVGKTTLLKILAGLEKPDSGEVRFSEPLSRERPAILVFQDYVLFPNLTVFENVAFGLRSRRVTKEEVRARVMELLVFFGMDGHDRKYPNQLSAGQQQRVALARAMVVNPALLLLDEPFANLDRNLKLETAEFIRDTQKAFGVTTVAVTHDQEEAFAMSDIIGLILNGKLVQYAPAGEVYGSPASLEAARFLGPLNTLLPGTARQLGLSGEHECFRPEALELVPDNNGPARVEHVIFAGHYTRYRVAVGGQTLTVYGAANGIRPGDRVRVRVAESFVPQRVKS
- a CDS encoding ABC transporter permease, which codes for MFAERASWWVTLFKLSPLLVPFCVLFLGGLVLAVAQSLGFWLPVPVSGGLFDGYGVLLNPHVLASARFSLWVALASAVISVSAGAVLAYAVWRLPHGLERASVVYKVPLILPHIAVAFIVLVFWSQSGVVASFAFHLGLVDGVSDFPSVLYGPEGGGMILAYVFKEIPFVVILAHAVLKRLDPRLVETAHMLGAGRARVFLQVVLPHMRPALNTSFIILFLFSFGAFDIPFLLARSSPGMLPVEVYNLYFRRDLSHRPEAMALLVCMFLFALGFVSLYTRIASRLEQGDRKL
- a CDS encoding TrkH family potassium uptake protein, which produces MRTKLLSPYWLPVWFFAGAILGGAALLHMDFSHPGEPLSWMDCLFTATSAMCVTGLIVVDTGSFFSGAGQAVILVLIQLGGLGIMTFTSLILHLLGQRVPLSDRIAVGQSLLHDPSFSLGRFLVRVVLGTLTLEGIGAVCLWLLDPEGFEPYVAIFHSISAFCNAGFSLYADSLMSWKGDPGVNVVIMALIIMGGLGFYVLGECGTLIKGVALHGRKMLRGRAHLLSWHTDVVLKTSLFLIIAGTAAIYFAEFMGGAGAGPGGMLAALFQSVTCRTAGFNTVDISHMTNVSLVFMLMLMLIGGSPGSCAGGIKTTTFRAIWGFIMAQVRGRSQVVVGRHALDRPSQSRALTLMVFAMFLVTAATLVLNITEGGEIPHDLARGVFLEILFEVISAFGTVGLSTGLTPHLTAVGKAVIILLMFVGRLGPIWLLSALHSWQDEPRFRLPEDELPLG
- a CDS encoding ABC transporter permease — protein: MRAYFTFVFIAVCSLLPLLVLIVYAVAPGWTFPELVPSELDWRALQYAASQWQPILRHLSVSVLYSLAVVALSLVLCLFPAHHFAYRRFRGKSMLEGVFLAPALVPSMTFSMGAQYLFIRVGLTDTLFGVVLVLTAFSYPYMLRALTAGYQAVGEEYELCARNLGAGFWMRLLRIELPLLMPSVIAGGSVVFLVAFSEYFLVFLIGGGAVDSYTGYLFPYLASSDRSMGSLLCLVFLAVPVLLFLLVEYGVSRMYRERGMY
- a CDS encoding ABC transporter substrate-binding protein encodes the protein MKRLALLIMLVGCLGACSVSEVQDRDWLREDWKTVEDGARETTVRFYMWGGSAPINKWVDTYVADQVKKRYGVSLIRVPMDAGVFVNKLLAEKRGGRKTGTIDLLWVNGENFKALREADALYGPYAEKCPNFLKYVNKKLASTDFGYPVDGYETPYGWAQFVFEYDGARTKSVPDGFAELREWVRDNPGKFTYPQPPDFTGSAFIRQAFYAVTGGPEQYLGGWDRELFERQAPRLWQYLNDLKPYLWQHGRSHPKSIAEQDTLFARGEVDINMSYHPLHAQGKVQEGVYPKSVRTFVMREGSIFNLHFTAIPANAPNKAGAMVVANFLMSPEAQLSKYVPAKWGDYPAIDLGALPQESRDRFASVDLGSSTLGREALSAVAVPEIPVEYLEALEKGWEEHVR
- the aroL gene encoding shikimate kinase AroL, whose translation is MADTRNIYLVGPRASGKTSVGRELARRLGRRFMDTDHELVAMVGAEIAEYVTRCGWNSFRDREAEVLEHVAAMSNQVVGCGGGLVLRPENRQLLSGGIVLYLAVGPDELARRLSRNPNEAQRPSLTGKSLADEVAEVLVERDSLYRECAHAVLGQASLRATVNAALEFLEHRA
- a CDS encoding potassium channel family protein, whose product is MKMEIGVVGLGKFGLTLAKSVHDLGHSVVGVDAFKSSVDRARPLITQVYQADGTDKKALEQLGFSEFDHAIVSTGESMEASILVSLNLLELGVKKVWVKAVSAEHEKILKRIGVHYVVFPEQFVAEQLAHRLAVPGMMDYLAFGSDIITREIVVDEWQGSTLRDLNLTNTFQVQVVAYKHNGSTEFSFVPKADLRLEQGDTLVLLGKTEDVMKVGKY
- the aroC gene encoding chorismate synthase, which gives rise to MSGNTFGRIFRLTTFGESHGPGLGGVVDGCPSGIPLSEEILQQELDRRKPGQGIASTARRESDRVEILSGVFEGVTTGTPIGFLIRNEDQRSRDYSDIKDVFRPGHADYGFHAKFGVRDYRGGGRSSGRETVSRVAGGAIAQELLRAEGIALQAYTVELGGIPAKRVDVEGAQARPFFAPDPDVVPVWEERVREVKSQGDTLGGVVEILARSVPPGLGEPVFDKLDARLAHALMSVGAVKGVEIGDGMDAARSLGSGNNDFMTSEGFASNHAGGVLGGISSGQDIVVRAYVKPIPSIALEQRTMTAQGRETSIRIGGRHDIAAIPRINPVLKAMAALTLADLLLLDRRLGPRA
- a CDS encoding FlgO family outer membrane protein, with amino-acid sequence MKKTVLALAALILLPLISGCSSFKENANEAYDTVFDTAPTSKAVFHENTTPIIEFNYDAADTLYKNVSGRELGGDSKVFVRRFLNENSPDDMAAFGKIMAEQVADRLAQRGMVITHGAPDQQDYMNNGMQPVEKESPANDSKYEKPARSAMLTGSYIPGDSVIYMTAKIVRLDDNAVVAGHSWQLPVTQDVRELLPQLQGRDSGLEPTVKTQFE